The following are encoded in a window of Amaranthus tricolor cultivar Red isolate AtriRed21 chromosome 2, ASM2621246v1, whole genome shotgun sequence genomic DNA:
- the LOC130806057 gene encoding alpha-1,6-mannosyl-glycoprotein 2-beta-N-acetylglucosaminyltransferase has protein sequence MSVPSSMALNKKQSVKLGIFGRLFCIFVVLVIFLLWSVSLIRTDSESNYASGSDENAVHEHKKSVSFVKHRNLKMPKQNELSKSLEERNGLPPRNVDLYPSLVKDHVVIVLYVHNRPQYLKVVVESLSHVEGINETLLIVSHDGFFEEMNKIVEGIRFCQVKEIFAPYSPHIFPDSFPGVSPRDCKEKDDVRTKKCEGNPDQYGNHRSPKIVSLKHHWWWMMNTVWDGLNETKDHNGDILFIEEDHFILPNAYRNLQLLIKLKPEKCSSCYAVNLAPWDVKSRGERVSLLFAERVGNVGYSFNRTVWMKIHKKAEEFCFFDEYNWDITMWSQVYPSFGNPVYTLRGPRSSAVHFGKCGLHQGQEEKKACIDDDSLNFDVQNDDRVINISPQWDVFVYDHQPGYKAGFKGWGGWGDARDHKLCLSFASMYHQ, from the coding sequence ATGTCTGTACCATCTTCGATGGCTCTAAACAAGAAACAATCTGTTAAATTAGGCATTTTTGGAaggttattttgtatttttgttgttttagtaATATTCCTTTTATGGTCTGTTTCACTGATTAGAACTGATTCTGAATCCAATTATGCATCTGGGTCTGATGAGAATGCTGTACATGAGCATAAGAAGTCTGTTTCTTTTGTTAAACACCGGAATTTGAAAATGCCGAAACAGAACGAATTGTCGAAATCTTTGGAGGAACGAAACGGTTTGCCACCTCGAAACGTAGATCTTTATCCTAGTCTTGTTAAGGATCATGTTGTGATTGTGTTGTATGTTCATAATAGGCCACAATATCTTAAAGTGGTTGTTGAGAGTTTGTCTCATGTAGAGGGAATTAATGAGACTCTACTTATTGTTAGTCATGATGGGTTTTTTGAAGAGATGAATAAGATTGTGGAAGGGATTAGGTTTTGTCAAGTTAAGGAGATTTTCGCTCCGTATTCTCCGCATATCTTTCCCGATAGTTTCCCGGGTGTTTCCCCTCGAGATTGTAAGGAGAAGGATGATGTGAGGACGAAGAAGTGTGAGGGGAACCCTGATCAGTATGGAAATCATCGATCGCCTAAGATTGTCTCGCTGAAGCATCATTGGTGGTGGATGATGAACACGGTGTGGGACGGATTGAATGAGACTAAGGATCACAATGGAGATATACTTTTCATTGAAGAAGACCACTTTATATTACCAAATGCTTATAGGAATCTCCAGCTTCTTATAAAGCTGAAACCCGAGAAGTGTTCGAGCTGTTATGCAGTTAATTTGGCTCCCTGGGATGTGAAGTCTAGGGGAGAACGCGTTTCATTATTGTTTGCCGAGAGAGTTGGGAATGTCGGGTATTCATTCAATCGGACTGTTTGGATGAAAATCCACAAGAAGGCCGAAGAGTTTTGTTTTTTCGATGAGTATAATTGGGACATAACAATGTGGTCTCAGGTGTATCCATCTTTCGGGAACCCTGTATATACACTACGAGGACCGAGAAGCAGCGCTGTTCATTTCGGAAAATGTGGTTTGCATCAAGGTCAAGAGGAAAAAAAGGCTTGTATCGATGATGATTCTCTGAATTTTGATGTGCAAAATGATGATAGAGTCATAAATATTAGCCCACAATGGGATGTGTTTGTTTATGACCATCAACCGGGTTATAAAGCCGGATTCAAAGGTTGGGGCGGCTGGGGAGATGCCCGAGACCATAAGTTGTGCCTGAGTTTTGCTTCTATGTATCATCAATGA
- the LOC130806060 gene encoding uncharacterized protein LOC130806060, which yields MAAKIALSSSYVTKLYLPKLPSTPLFHIHYSPKNCNSHFRINAKLGGDDATEPKKDGKRKFITREQEPEQYWQTAGEREGENPMSTPLPYILIFGMSTPFIILAIAFANGWIKAPIR from the exons ATGGCTGCCAAAATAGCTTTGTCTTCCTCCTATGTAACTAAACTTTATCTACCAAAATTACCTTCAACTCCATTATTCCACATCCATTATTCTCCAAAAAATTGTAATTCACATTTTAGAATTAAtgctaaattag gAGGGGATGATGCAACAGAACCAAAGAAAGATGGCAAGAGAAAGTTCATCACCAGAGAACAAGAACCAGAACA GTATTGGCAAACAGCAGGAGAAAGGGAAGGAGAAAATCCCATGTCAACTCCCCTTCCTTACATTCTCATATTCGGAATGTCGACACCGTTCATCATCTTAGCTATTGCGTTCGCCAATGGTTGGATCAAAGCTCCGATTAGATGA
- the LOC130806058 gene encoding acetyl-CoA acetyltransferase 2 → MAPAPNSESIKPKDVCIVGAARTPMGGFLGTLSSLAATKLGSIAIQGALKKANVDPTLVQEVIFGNVLSANLGQAPARQAAIGAGIPDTVVCTTVNKVCASGMKAIMLAAQSIQLGINDVVVAGGMESMSNAPKYIAEARKGSRFGHDTLVDGMLKDGLWDVYNDCAMGVCAELCAENHAVTREDQDNYACQSFERGIAAQEAGAFSWEIVPVEVSGGRGKPSTFVDKDEGPTKYDPAKLKKLRPSFKEVGGTVTAGNASSISDGAAALVLVSGQKALELGLEVIAKISGYGDAAQAPEKFTTAPALAIPKAMSHAGLNASQIDYYEINEAFSAVAIANMKLLDIPAEKVNVHGGAVSLGHPLGCSGARIIVTLLGVLRQKNGKYGVGGVCNGGGGASALVVELL, encoded by the exons ATGGCACCAGCACCTAACTCTGAGTCAATCAAACCAAAAG ATGTTTGCATTGTTGGTGCTGCACGTACACCGATGGGTGGTTTCCTTGGGACGCTATCATCCTTGGCGGCGACTAAGTTGGGCTCTATTGCTATTCAGG GCGCATTGAAGAAGGCAAATGTTGATCCAACCCTCGTACAAGAAGTAATTTTCGGAAATGTTCTTAGCGCAAACTTGGGTCAAGCTCCTGCAAGGCAGGCAGCAATAGGTGCTGGAATACCAGACACAGTGGTATGCACCACAGTCAATAAAGTTTGTGCATCAGGAATGAAAG CCATCATGCTTGCTGCACAGAGTATCCAATTGGGTATCAACGACGTTGTTGTCGCTGGCGGTATGGAAAGCATGTCGAATGCCCCTAAATACATAGCAGAAGCGAG AAAAGGTTCTCGTTTTGGTCACGACACACTTGTTGATGGGATGCTAAAAGATGGACTTTGGGATGTTTACAATGATTGCGCCATGGGAGTTTGTGCTGAATTATGCGCAGAAAATCATGCAGTAACGAGAGAGGATCAG GATAACTATGCTTGCCAGAGCTTTGAGCGTGGTATTGCTGCTCAAGAGGCGGGTGCTTTTTCATGGGAGATCGTTCCT GTTGAGGTTTCTGGAGGAAGGGGAAAACCATCGACGTTTGTTGATAAAGATGAAGGTCCTACTAAG TATGATCCCGCCAAATTAAAAAAGCTTAGACCGAGTTTCAAAGAAGTTGGGGGAACTGTTACCGCGGGAAACGCTTCAAGCATAAG TGATGGTGCTGCTGCACTTGTTCTAGTAAGTGGGCAGAAGGCACTCGAGCTTGGACTTGAGGTGATTGCAAAGATCAGTGGTTATGGTGATGCTGCTCAG GCTCCTGAGAAATTTACAACTGCTCCCGCTCTTGCGATCCCAAAGGCCATGTCTCATGCAGGCTTGAACGCATCCCAGATTGATTACTATGAGATAAACGAAGCTTTCTCG GCTGTTGCTATTGCGAACATGAAATTGCTCGATATTCCAGCG GAAAAAGTGAATGTGCACGGTGGAGCTGTGTCCTTGGGACACCCTCTTGGGTGCAGTGGAGCACGAATCATCGTGACACTTTTGGGG GTACTACGGCAGAAAAATGGTAAATATGGTGTCGGTGGTGTGTGTAATGGTGGAGGTGGTGCATCAGCACTAGTTGTAGAGCTTTTGTGA
- the LOC130806059 gene encoding tRNA-specific adenosine deaminase TAD2-like, whose amino-acid sequence MDLVDSGDSLYHCSFMKLAIQEANLALERLEVPVGCVIVKNEKVIASGSNRTNETRNATRHAEMVAIDSILQQWQRDGLSQVDIAKRFSECVLYVTCEPCIMCAAALSFIGVKEVYYGCPNDKFGGCGSILSLHSVISEHSNLADVKGFKCTGGIMASEAVSLFQTFYERGNPNAPNPHRAVVQP is encoded by the coding sequence ATGGATTTGGTTGATTCGGGAGATTCTTtatatcattgttcatttatgaAGCTTGCGATACAAGAAGCGAATCTTGCTTTGGAGAGACTAGAGGTACCAGTAGGTTGTGTTATTGTCAAGAACGAGAAGGTCATTGCATCTGGGAGTAATCGTACAAATGAGACACGGAATGCCACACGACATGCTGAAATGGTAGCTATTGACAGTATTCTACAGCAGTGGCAACGAGATGGACTTTCTCAAGTAGATATTGCTAAGCGGTTTTCCGAGTGTGTCCTGTATGTTACTTGTGAGCCTTGCATAATGTGTGCAGCTGCTTTATCTTTTATAGGAGTAAAGGAAGTTTACTATGGTTGTCCTAATGATAAGTTTGGTGGATGTGGTTCGATTCTTTCCCTTCATTCGGTCATTTCTGAGCACTCTAACCTTGCCGATGTAAAAGGCTTCAAATGCACCGGAGGAATCATGGCATCGGAAGCAGTTTCTCTTTTCCAAACGTTTTATGAACGTGGGAATCCTAATGCACCCAACCCTCATAGGGCCGTGGTTCAACCTTGA